The following is a genomic window from Daphnia magna isolate NIES linkage group LG4, ASM2063170v1.1, whole genome shotgun sequence.
ggGAAGGGTAGCCTACTGAATGATTCGACAACGGAAGTAGGCGAATTGTCAGTCATGGCAGACATCAATTGAACAGTGTAGCGCCACTGCGTTTGTTTAAGGAAAATGTACAACGAAAATTACAGTGGGTAACGAAACTGAAACCTATTAGTAGGTGTAGGCGTGATTGGggtcaatgtttttttttttttcagcactTCATTTGCTCCCACTTTtacataaaaattaaatctcCATTCTATGAAAGCACACCAGCTATTGTTTAAATAAGGATAATCATGATTTATTGATCTTCCACTTAATTAATCGGTATTTAAAGTTATCCGATTTCGTCTGCCACATGTGTTcctaaataaatgaaaatttacttACATTAGAATTTTTCATAACCATTTATATGAAGGCATagtataaaattttaatagaAATTTTGCTACAGCGTCTTACATGCAACGTAAATTCGTAAATTGTAAttttaaatcaatttcttGGCCTTTTTGTTACTTTTTGGCGTTTTCGCACTTGACTAAAACAACTGTTTAGAAACACTCCGTGTCACATCATCAGCAAAAGCAAGATGTTGAAACCTTGGAAGCAATTGTTTGGGAAAAACTAGCCCCGAATATGTTATGACACACTAAATATGTGCTTTGATATCTTACTGTAAACCttgtaaaaaattattgtGTCATAGTTTTAAATAGTGACGGCTGTATTATCCCTACGTACGTCATAACGCTGAAGGAAAAATGGATGAGCAGAAGTCCGGGGCAGCTGTTAATGGTGCCAAGGGCTCTGCGGGTTCTCGGCAAAATGATCCGGAAGCAAAGGTTAACAAAACGCTACTTCTAAAGATGCAGATTGAAGAGAACAGGTATTCATTTTTCATAGTAGCAAAGTTGGCCATCATCTTTAGCTTGTGTCTCCAATAGGATGCGAATGCagcaaagagaaaaagaaatttctaaTAGCAAGAAAAATTTAGAACAGCTTTTTACTCAGCTAGACCGTTCCTGTTCTGGTGTGTCACTCAATTTGTCAACAGATGTTGAAGATGTGAGAGACTCAAAAATTGCTTCTTTGGAATCATCACTGTCTGCTctgaaaagtgaaaaaagagAATTGGATTTACGCTTACTTAGTCTGGAGACCATTCAAGGTAGGGGTCTGAATACACTTTATAAAACTTTATGTGTTTTTAAGCATATGCATAATTTTCACATTTTAGAGGCAAAAGAAAACCTTGAACTGGAAATGAGTGAATTGCGAGCAAGTCATGATCATAtttcaatagaaaataacattCTACAAGCTAAAGTGCAGAATTTTCATGCATTGGAAGGTACCACTAATTATTTACTTGACCAATTAGAAACCTGAATATATTTCCGCATTGTCTTAGATGAAAATGATGAGCTGAAACTTACGTTGGATCGTTTGGCATATGAAAACTCTGGTTTAAAAGAGGGTAAGctagattttgataaaatataaaaatccGTCGTTATATACGTATTCAACCCCAGATCTGGAAGCCAGAGACGGTACCATAAGCTCGCTCGAAGCCAAACTTTCGAGGCTCAATCATGATTTAGAAGAAATCAATTCACAGATTACTTCAATGGTCCCATACACCTTAATTGAAGATCTCCAGCAGCAAATAAACCAACTCGCAAACGAGAGAGACATTTTGAAATCCGGTATCTCAATTTAGTCTGATTCagttattgtttttgtttttctactcAGTAAAACATTTGTGCACGCAGATTGTGAAGCTCTCCAGTCGAAACTGAACGAACGAATGGTAGCTGCATTTGTGGCAAGTGCTCCTGAAGTTCCAGAAGTACCCGAAGTTAAAGTTTCCAGTTTGGGGGCTAAGAAAAAACCGCGAGGAAGGCGTAGCAAAGGGGATAATCAGCCTGCCGCTGATGAATCTAAAAGTGAGGATACTTCCTTGGCCGTTCTGGAATCCCAAATCGCCTTGCTAACAGCACAGCGTGACACGCTGGAAGGGGAGAACACCACGTTGAAAActagcattttaaatttagAGAATAAATTGGGTGAAGCTGACACAGAGAGGCGCACACTTCAACAGCGTGTCGAACTTCTTATGGCAGAACTGAGTGCTGAAACCAGTGGTAAATCTTTGCATGTAAGACATCCTAAAATGCTTACACTCATAATCACGTCTTAACTTATGTGCTAGGTTACAACAATAATGATGTCGCCAACTTGCAAATGCTTCTGCAAGAAAAGGAGGCGGAATACGCCACGTTGTCCACTAAAGTCCAATCCCTTCAGACCGAAGCTGAATTTCTTGAGTCagaaaagagggaaatggCTGAGAGGCTAGAAAAGGCTGACGGAGAATTGTTTCAGCTTCGAACCCAGTATCGCGACGCCGAGTACACAGTCAACACCAAGGAAGAAACCATTCGAGAGCTGCAGGCTCGTTTGGCGTCGGTTGAAACTCCTGTCGTTCAAGAAGCTGACGTTCCAGCACCTGTCAAGGTATCTTCGTTAGGGGCAGCTAAAAAATCACGAAGAAGTAAAGGTGGTCGTGCCGCTAACGAACCCAAAAGCCCATCGACTGAGGTAACCCCTAGCGCTTCTGAATCTGAAATCGCAACATTGAATGCGAAAATCAATGCtttggaagaagaaattgtCTCACTCAACCAACAGACAGCCCGCCTTGCAATTCTGGAAAACCAGATAACTACTTTCGAAGAGCAGCTTGCTGTTAGCGAGCAAGACAAACGTACTTTGCAAAAAAGGGTTGATCTGTTACTGTCAGAACTTGACACGACCGAAAATAAAGGTACGATTGCTTTCTCAATTCgaagctttttccagataaaTTCATTCTCACATTTCAGTTGTTTCAGGTGAACTGGAAAATTTACAGGGAGTTCTCCAGTTGAAAGAAGACGAGTGTGCTCAACTATTGGCTAAAGTTGCAGACATTCAGGCCGAAAAGAACGAGATAAATCAGCGACTAGAAGAGGCCGATGGTGAACTATTCAAACTTCGAGCACAGCATCGAGACACCCAGTACATTCTGAGCAATAAGGATGAAAGCATCAGTGAATTGGAGCGTCAAGTAGAATCCAGTCGTGATGAAGTGGATCATCTGAAGGAAGTGATAGCAGGATTGGAACGAAAACTTGAATCGAAGGAGTCAgtcgaagaggaagaagagaaatcAATTTCCAACACGGTCATTCATCTCCAAGAAGCTTTGCGACAAACCCGGGAGGAGCTGTCCAGCTTTGAAACGGAATTAACAAACAGATCCGAGGCTGTTCAGAGGTTGGAGAAGTCTTGCTCTTCGTTGACCAAAGAGGCTACAGAAAGAAATGCAGAAATCCAGCGTCTCAAAGAAGATTTGCAGGATGCTGAAATACTTTTAGCAGAGAAAGATGGCAAATTGAAAAGTGTACAGGATGAGCTGAACCGAATGAAGATCACTGCAGATGAACACAGTTCTTTAGCGATGCTGGAAACAGAACTGAATGATTCGCAAGTGGAGCGAGAACTCATGCGAAACGATTTGGAAACACGTTGCACTCAACTAAACGAGTGCAAGCTATACAGTGTCAAAATCGAGACTCAACTTGAAGAGGCCCGAGCCAGAGAAGCGGAACTGCTGGGCCAAATTGAAGCTGCCAATACCCAGAAAACAGCTGCCGAAGAGAAAGTCACACAGTTGAGcgaaaaattcaagaaactgGCGGCTAACTATAAGCAAAAATTACAAGTGATCCAGCAACTGGAAGCTAAACTGGAAAAATTGAGAAAGGCTACCGAGGGTGATGGCGGTGAACCGCAATTGCTTCAAGTACGCCTCGTGGAGTCTGAGAGTGAAATTGTCGTATTGAAAGAGCAGTTGAGTAAACTGAAAGACACTGCCGAACAGTTGACACAAGCTAGACAGACGTTAAGCCAAACAGAGCAACAACTCCAGAATGCACAGGAAGCGGCTCAACAAGTTGGAGAGGAGAACAAGAAGCTTCTTGATCAGCTGGATGACTACAAAGACTTGGGTAATCAGTTAGAACAAGCTCGGCTGGCTCTCAGTCAGAGTGAAGAGCATTTACATTCCTTGCAAGCGGATGTGAAACTATTGACGGAGGAAAACAGTAACCTTCAAGTGCGGGTCAGTTCCATTAGCAATGAATTGCAGTTCAGCAAATTGGAAGCTCAAGAATCGATGGAAGAGAACCAAAAACTGTTGGAAGAAATAAATCAATTGAAAGCTGTGACTGGGCAGTCCAATCAGTACCAAGAAGGCTTGCAACGCGCCGAAAATGAATTGGAAGCAGTGCGTGGCCATCTGCAACAGTCCCGAGAAGAAAACCAGAAGCTTGTTGATCGGCTCGCAGAAATAGAACAAGTCAATAATCAACTGGAGGAGATGAAGCTTGCATTAGATCGGGCGCATGATGATTTGTCAAGTTGCCAGAATGAATTGCAGAACGCTCGAGAAGAGTCCCAGCAAATGAACGATGAAAGCCGGAAAATAATGGAGCAGCTAGAACGAGCATCTGAACGAATTTTCCAACTTGAACAGCTGTCCAACGAATCCGAATTTAGAGCTCGCGAAACTGATGATCGACTTCAGAATTTGACGGCAGAACATTCCAATATTGTTGGCCAGTTGCAACATGAACTAGCCGTTGCTCGCGATCAGTTGCAATCCATCTCTTCCAGTTACGGAGATCAAGGATTAGTTCAAAGAAGTTTAGAGGATCGCATTGAAGCAGCCGAAAATGAAGCCTCTGATTTGCGCTTGAAACTTAATGAAGTTTCAAGTGCCAAACATAATTTGCTGGAAGAAACTGAAGGACTACGTCGCCGTATCGAAGAGTTGCAAGGTGAAGTGAACTCTGCTGTAGAGTCTTCTGCCACGCTGCACAATCAGTTGGCGCATCTGTGGGAAGAGAAGCAAAGTGTCATCAATCATAACGCTCACTTAGTAGACGAATTGAATAAACTCAAGTGTCAGCAGGACGAACAGTCCGGCACGCAGTCCGTTGCCCTGGAGAAAGAAATCCAAGAGCTTCGCGATCAGTTAGCTGCGACGCAATGGGACCTCGATACCAAGACCAACGAACTCTCATCCGCGCAGCAAGTGCGAGAGCAACTATCAGCCGTGCAGCGGGAACTGGACACGAAAGTGAGTGAACTGTCCGCCATTCAGCAACAACGAGAGGCCGACATTGAGCGAATTGCCCAGTTGGAAAAGCAATGTTCTGATACTAGTGCTTGGATTGAAGCTAACATGGAGGATGTGTCTACTCTCAAATCGCGTATTCAGGAGCTAGAGAACCAATTGGCTGATTTGAATAGCCAATATGGAGGTCTTTACTCAACGTACGGATCGAAATTGTTCGAGATGACGGCCTTGGAAAATCAATTGGCTGATGCCAATTTGAAGGTGACAGATTTGTCTGAAGAATTGGCTCGTCACCAATCATCCGTGGATGAGCTAACAGCCAAGAACAGCGCCATGGAACGAGATGTTGGCGCAATCCATGCCCTCCGTGAACAGCTGACAGATTTGGAAAAGACTAACGCCAACCTTCAGGATGAAGTCTCTCGTTTGAAAGAACGTGCCAGTGAAATCGACAACATTCAGAGCCGAATGGAGGGGCTCACGCAAGAAAGAGACGAAATCCGAAAAACAAACGATTCCTTACAAGTGACTATCGAACAGAAAACGGAGTgtcttaataaaaaagaagttgaaaTAGCTGAACTTCAAAGACAGATCGATGATTTCCAATCGGTTTCTGCAGGATTTGCCGAAGAACGAAATCGTTTAACGGAAGAACTCCGTTTGAAAGAGTCTGAACTAGAGGAATTAAAGCAACAACTTGCTGGATTACAAGATCGTGTCAATGAATTGCAAAAGAGTACGTCTGATGTCCATGAAATCGGTTTGCTTCGCATGAATCTGGCGGATTTGTCAGCTGAACGTGACGACCTGAATTATCAAATAGAAGATGTCCAGGCTCAGTGTTCTGATTTGGAAACCAAACTCGGCGAAGCTGAAGAGGTCCGCTCGATTTTGGAAACGACAGTCTCCTATTTGGAGACTAAAGTGAGTGAGCTGCAGGCCGAAGTGGCCGCTGCCAACGCTGCGAGAGAAGAAGACCAAAGCTCAAGCGCATCCCAGCTGACTGCATTGACCAAAGAAAGAGACGCATTGGCAGAGCGTCTGTCCAGCGTTCAATCGGAAAATCAAGAACTGAACTCTCTTCGATTGACGCTAGACGAAGCCGAGCGGATGTTAAAAGAATCAGACTCGTCTCTGAGTAGTGCCCGTCAATCACACGCTGATGCTTTATCACGCGCGGAAGAAATGGAGAGGCAGTTGGCCGACTCTCTGCGGTGCCTTTCAGAAGAGCAGCAGAAACATCGACTCGTCCGAGATGAACTGGAAGAATTGTCGGAACAAACGGCACAAGCTACTCAGGTGCGCTCAGACTTGCAGGAACAGGTGTCTCAACTTCAAAGTGAATTGACCAGGGTGGAGGCTGTTGCCGCCATGTGTAACCAATACAAGGTAATCCGTTATTAAATAACAGATCAATGttaagttttattttaaatacgTTTAGGCTGAAGCGGAAGAATTTACCCGACTCCGGAATCAAATCGATGAATGGAAACAGCAAGCAGAAGAGGTTTCACAGCTTCGTCTTAAGTTATTCGATGCTATTTCGGAAAAAGACGATTTGGAAGCAAGCGTGCAAGCTCTCGAAGAAGAATTAGCAACTGTCCAAAACGATCTTGCATCTATGCGGATGCAATTGGAAGCTAAAAATGATTCATCAACAGAGTTGGCGACTGTACAAGGTGAACTGGCGATTGTACAAGGCGAACTCGCTAGTGTTCGAAATGAACTGGACGAAGTCAATCGAATGTCATCCGACAACTCGCTGGCCGTTCAAGTCCAGCTGGATGCAGTGAGAACAGAACTTGAGTCAAGCCGTCAATCCTCAGCTGAGCTTACTAGTGTGAAGAAGAAACTGGAGGCAAATCTTAGCTCGGCATCAGCAGAACTGGATTCTCTCCGTGGCGAGCTGGAATCCGGTCGAGTGTCTACGTTCGAGTTGAATGCTCGATGTGCCGACCTCGACATGGAACGCAATTTGTTGATGGAAAAGTGTATGGAGCTGAAGGACGCCCAACATGCACTCGAATCCAAATGCGCCGGTTTGGAACAACTTCGAGCGGACGCAATTGCTGAAAATGAACGTCTTCAATCAGAGCTTTCCAAATCGGCAAGCAGTTCCAGTCAACTGACCGAATCCAGTCTATCAGAGCTTGCCCAGTTAAGAGTAGCCATGATGAACTTGACGTACGAACGAGAAGAGTTGGAAGAAAAGTTGGCCGAAGCAGAGGAGAAATTGGTTGAGCTGACATCTTTGCGCATCACGAACTCAGAGTTGAGCATGGAACTCGAGGAGGCACAAGCTCGGATTCAAGTCATAGAAGAAGAGCGGGACACGGAGGTGAGCGAAGTCAAGAGGCAGCTGACGGAAACGGTTATCAAGTTAAGCCAACAGGAAGAACGGATTGACCGCGTTTCTATCGAGCGAGATCAGTTGCAACAAACCGTCAGCCGGTTGGGCGAATCCACAGTGAGATGCGAAAAAGCGGAAATGGAAACGCAAGAGAAAACGGAAGGGGGCGATGAAtcggagctgttgaaaaagaTTGCTGGATTAGAAAGTGAATTGCACGAAGCCAAAATCAAAGCGGCTAAGTCTCTGCGTCAAGTCAAGTTGTTACGAACCGAACTGGCcaaagagaaagaagctgCTGCAGCTGCGGCGTCTGCCCGACAAGGTGGTGGAGATGATTATTTCAACTTTGCTGTCGAAGAGGAACTCCGAAAACAGGTAACCTATTGTATGAGTTTTGAAAATGCGGTGTCCTATATTTTGTGAAATTGCAGTTAAACGAAGCTGAGAAAGCAACAAGTGAAAAGGTCAAGGAAATCGAGCGACTGTTGATGAGAATCGATACTCTTGAAGGTGCCAATGAGCGTTTCATGCAGGCGAAAGAGCGTCAAGACAATGAAATGGCAATGGTTCAGCAACGCAATCGTGAACTCTTGTCGCAGGTTCGTTAGAAATAATAACaattattaattataatagaattattaaatttataATTGAATACAAACCTTGTGTCTTCTGTTGTAGATGGCATCGATGGAATGGGACAATCCGGAAGCATCTGCTAAAGAACGGGCTCCTGAAGAAGTTAACCTTGCAACCAAGGAGACTGTTGAAACTACCTCGGAGCAGATTGCCGCATTGGAATCTACCATTAGTCAGCTGACGGATGATAACGAAAACTATCAGGATATGCTCGATGAGCTAAAGGCCGACCGACAGGCCGCCGAAGCTGAGCTCAAAGAACGGATAGCCGCGCTGGAAGCTGACATCACCGAAAAATCGAGACTTTTGGACGAGATCAGTCAGGAAGTGGAGAACAAGGATCGGCTCTTGTCAGATGCTTACGAAAGTGTCAGTCAGTTGCGCAAACAAGTGATGCAACTGTCTGAGACCGGAGGCGGAGGAGGAGATTCTGCCGGAATGTTGGAAGAATTGAGACGGGAAAATGAGAATCTCGTCGATATGATCCGGCAATTGTCAACTACTGGAACGCTAGACGCCGCCACTGTTCAGCGCCTCAAGGACGAAATCGAGCAAGTGTCGGTAGAAGATGGCGATCGGTTCCAGCAGTCCAGCGATCTCAGCGATGGCGCCATTGACTGGCACAGGGGATTCAATGAACTCCAAATCGAAGTTGAATACCTCCGTTCGCAGAATGTCTCTCTTTTGAATCGGCTAGAAGAAGCCGGGCTGGTGTGGGACGAAGGTGTAGATTTCTCGGGTGAGGACAACGATCGCGTAGAAATGTTGCGTTTGCAACTGGACAGCGCCATTCGCAACGTACACGAACGAGATATGCGTTGCCAGGAACTCACCTGGGAAATAACGAAGGTACTTTTGCATTTCTAACTTTTTAAGAGTCGTCAAATTAATTCTTTTTACATCTCTTTAGTTGCTGGAAGAGCGTGACACGCTACAGTTACGGCTGTCTAATTCATTGCGACAGAATCACGAAATGCAGCAGGAATTGAAAGACTTTTCGGCAACCGCCAGTGGAGCTAGCCCCATTGGAGATATTACCGCCAAGCTACGCGAGTTGAAACAACTCAACTATTCTTTAGACGTCCAGTTGCGGCGGGAACAGGAAGAACGACAGACCATCGAGCGTCAGTTAATGGCGTTGTATGGAACTCGAGGCGGAAGTACCAGTCCCATTTATGCTAATGGTGCTCGAAGATCGACCGTTCGACAATCGAATGACGATGATGGATCCGAGTTCGACATGAATAATTGTAAgttgttctttctttcacATGTTGTTATCTTTGGTATTCTAGGTGGAGTGTTCTATAatatttgttttctatttaacAGCCCACGAAGTCTCCGGCACTGGTCAGGTGTTGTCTGAATGGCTTAAAGGAAAAGAGTAGGTTTATAATCCATCTTCTCGGGTTTAGTTCTGACTTTCATGATTTAAATTTCTAATAGATCGACTGATGTCCAAcatgtttgattttttcctgCACGTCCGATTTATTGACCAGAATGACAAATCGACTGTCAGCGTTGAATTAGCGATGGGCGTCGGAGGCTTCGAAATTGTACACAGCAAAGATTTAATTATTTTGTGGTCTGGATCGCTATATGCTATAAAGATGCCTTATATTATATGAAAGGGACATGGGTTGTGCATTTTACTATTTCATTTAGTGAATAATgtcagattttctttttgttctcttCTGTCTTTTTCGATTTGTCATCCTCCATCGCTGCACGGCCCTATTacgaaacgaaaaataaaagaaataactGATACACGTCTAACAcgctttcatttttattcatttgtgcCATTGCGTTAAAAATGTTGTTTAAGTTCATGGCTTCTCATATGCTTGATGTGTAGCTTCATATGTGGGCAAGTTGACATCcgtcgatagctcagttggtagagcggtggactgtagaattaaacaaacaaagcaaGCAGGTGTGCTTGTGGGagatatccataggtcgctggttcaactccggctcgacggaaaatttttttcggtcaggtattattttttgtgtgcatTGCTTTTAGCATTTTGTTTcctaaattattttcataGAGAACTAAGACATTAACtgtaattaatttaataaacaaGGCAATGCTCTTGAATGACTTATCCTCTCTATTTCACTTCAAATTGAATATTAGTCAACAAATGGAATAGCAGAGAAAATATTGTAAACTGAAAGGATGGGCAAGAAATGAGTGACGTCATATAACTTTCTTTTACGACGtgcattaaaataaaaattagtgGGGTTATCGGGGTGGAGTATTAGCTG
Proteins encoded in this region:
- the LOC116920184 gene encoding golgin subfamily B member 1 isoform X2, with product MDEQKSGAAVNGAKGSAGSRQNDPEAKVNKTLLLKMQIEENRMRMQQREKEISNSKKNLEQLFTQLDRSCSGVSLNLSTDVEDVRDSKIASLESSLSALKSEKRELDLRLLSLETIQEAKENLELEMSELRASHDHISIENNILQAKVQNFHALEDENDELKLTLDRLAYENSGLKEDLEARDGTISSLEAKLSRLNHDLEEINSQITSMVPYTLIEDLQQQINQLANERDILKSDCEALQSKLNERMVAAFVASAPEVPEVPEVKVSSLGAKKKPRGRRSKGDNQPAADESKSEDTSLAVLESQIALLTAQRDTLEGENTTLKTSILNLENKLGEADTERRTLQQRVELLMAELSAETSGYNNNDVANLQMLLQEKEAEYATLSTKVQSLQTEAEFLESEKREMAERLEKADGELFQLRTQYRDAEYTVNTKEETIRELQARLASVETPVVQEADVPAPVKVSSLGAAKKSRRSKGGRAANEPKSPSTEVTPSASESEIATLNAKINALEEEIVSLNQQTARLAILENQITTFEEQLAVSEQDKRTLQKRVDLLLSELDTTENKGELENLQGVLQLKEDECAQLLAKVADIQAEKNEINQRLEEADGELFKLRAQHRDTQYILSNKDESISELERQVESSRDEVDHLKEVIAGLERKLESKESVEEEEEKSISNTVIHLQEALRQTREELSSFETELTNRSEAVQRLEKSCSSLTKEATERNAEIQRLKEDLQDAEILLAEKDGKLKSVQDELNRMKITADEHSSLAMLETELNDSQVERELMRNDLETRCTQLNECKLYSVKIETQLEEARAREAELLGQIEAANTQKTAAEEKVTQLSEKFKKLAANYKQKLQVIQQLEAKLEKLRKATEGDGGEPQLLQVRLVESESEIVVLKEQLSKLKDTAEQLTQARQTLSQTEQQLQNAQEAAQQVGEENKKLLDQLDDYKDLGNQLEQARLALSQSEEHLHSLQADVKLLTEENSNLQVRVSSISNELQFSKLEAQESMEENQKLLEEINQLKAVTGQSNQYQEGLQRAENELEAVRGHLQQSREENQKLVDRLAEIEQVNNQLEEMKLALDRAHDDLSSCQNELQNAREESQQMNDESRKIMEQLERASERIFQLEQLSNESEFRARETDDRLQNLTAEHSNIVGQLQHELAVARDQLQSISSSYGDQGLVQRSLEDRIEAAENEASDLRLKLNEVSSAKHNLLEETEGLRRRIEELQGEVNSAVESSATLHNQLAHLWEEKQSVINHNAHLVDELNKLKCQQDEQSGTQSVALEKEIQELRDQLAATQWDLDTKTNELSSAQQVREQLSAVQRELDTKVSELSAIQQQREADIERIAQLEKQCSDTSAWIEANMEDVSTLKSRIQELENQLADLNSQYGGLYSTYGSKLFEMTALENQLADANLKVTDLSEELARHQSSVDELTAKNSAMERDVGAIHALREQLTDLEKTNANLQDEVSRLKERASEIDNIQSRMEGLTQERDEIRKTNDSLQVTIEQKTECLNKKEVEIAELQRQIDDFQSVSAGFAEERNRLTEELRLKESELEELKQQLAGLQDRVNELQKSTSDVHEIGLLRMNLADLSAERDDLNYQIEDVQAQCSDLETKLGEAEEVRSILETTVSYLETKVSELQAEVAAANAAREEDQSSSASQLTALTKERDALAERLSSVQSENQELNSLRLTLDEAERMLKESDSSLSSARQSHADALSRAEEMERQLADSLRCLSEEQQKHRLVRDELEELSEQTAQATQVRSDLQEQVSQLQSELTRVEAVAAMCNQYKAEAEEFTRLRNQIDEWKQQAEEVSQLRLKLFDAISEKDDLEASVQALEEELATVQNDLASMRMQLEAKNDSSTELATVQGELAIVQGELASVRNELDEVNRMSSDNSLAVQVQLDAVRTELESSRQSSAELTSVKKKLEANLSSASAELDSLRGELESGRVSTFELNARCADLDMERNLLMEKCMELKDAQHALESKCAGLEQLRADAIAENERLQSELSKSASSSSQLTESSLSELAQLRVAMMNLTYEREELEEKLAEAEEKLVELTSLRITNSELSMELEEAQARIQVIEEERDTEVSEVKRQLTETVIKLSQQEERIDRVSIERDQLQQTVSRLGESTVRCEKAEMETQEKTEGGDESELLKKIAGLESELHEAKIKAAKSLRQVKLLRTELAKEKEAAAAAASARQGGGDDYFNFAVEEELRKQLNEAEKATSEKVKEIERLLMRIDTLEGANERFMQAKERQDNEMAMVQQRNRELLSQMASMEWDNPEASAKERAPEEVNLATKETVETTSEQIAALESTISQLTDDNENYQDMLDELKADRQAAEAELKERIAALEADITEKSRLLDEISQEVENKDRLLSDAYESVSQLRKQVMQLSETGGGGGDSAGMLEELRRENENLVDMIRQLSTTGTLDAATVQRLKDEIEQVSVEDGDRFQQSSDLSDGAIDWHRGFNELQIEVEYLRSQNVSLLNRLEEAGLVWDEGVDFSGEDNDRVEMLRLQLDSAIRNVHERDMRCQELTWEITKLLEERDTLQLRLSNSLRQNHEMQQELKDFSATASGASPIGDITAKLRELKQLNYSLDVQLRREQEERQTIERQLMALYGTRGGSTSPIYANGARRSTVRQSNDDDGSEFDMNNSHEVSGTGQVLSEWLKGKESTDVQHV